The following are encoded in a window of Rosa chinensis cultivar Old Blush chromosome 4, RchiOBHm-V2, whole genome shotgun sequence genomic DNA:
- the LOC112197285 gene encoding probable methyltransferase PMT2, which produces MATKSNADGRTRGSVQIFIVAGLCCFFYILGAWQRSGFGKGDSIALEITKTKADCSIIPSLSFESHHAGEAGKIDESDSKPKVFEPCHPRYTDYTPCQDQKRAMTFPREDMNYRERHCPPEEEKLHCLIPAPKGYVTPFPWPKSRDYVPYANAPYKSLTVEKAVQNWIQYEGNVFRFPGGGTQFPQGADKYIDQLASVIPIKNGTVRTALDTGCGVASWGAYLLSRDVIAMSFAPRDSHEAQVQFALERGVPAVIGVLGTIKLPYPSRAFDMAHCSRCLIPWGVNDGKYLMEVDRVLRPGGYWVLSGPPINWKNNYKSWQRPKEELEEEQRKIEEVAKLLCWEKKSEKGETAIWQKRVNSDSCSSRQDDSRATFCNSNEADDVWYKKMEGCITPYPDEVGGELKPFPERLHAVPPRIASGSVPGVSVDSYLEDNNKWKKHVSAYKRINKLIDSGRYRNVMDMNAGLGGFAAALTSPKLWVMNVLPTIAEKNTLGAVYERGLIGIYHDWCEGFSTYPRTYDLIHAYGVLSLYNGKCNWEDILLEMDRILRPEGAVIFRDEVDVLIKVKKIVGGMRWDTKMVDHEDGPLVPEKVLVAVKQYWVGNSTSTQ; this is translated from the exons ATGGCTACGAAAAGTAACGCCGATGGGCGGACTAGGGGTTCTGTACAGATTTTTATTGTAGCTGGTTTGTGCTGTTTTTTCTATATATTGGGGGCTTGGCAGAGGAGTGGTTTTGGGAAGGGAGACAGCATTGCTTTAGAGATTACTAAGACTAAGGCCGACTGCAGTATAATTCCGAGTCTAAGTTTTGAATCTCATCATGCCGGTGAAGCTGGGAAGATTGATGAGTCTGATTCCAAGCCCAAAGTGTTTGAACCTTGTCATCCTCGTTACACTGATTACACGCCATGCCAAGATCAAAAGCGTGCAATGACATTTCCGAGAGAGGATATGAATTATCGAGAGAGGCATTGCCCTCCCGAGGAAGAAAAGTTGCATTGCCTCATTCCGGCACCAAAGGGATATGTAACTCCGTTCCCCTGGCCAAAGAGCCGTGACTATGTGCCGTATGCAAATGCACCGTATAAGAGCTTGACTGTTGAGAAGGCTGTCCAGAACTGGATCCAGTATGAGGGTAATGTATTTAGATTCCCTGGCGGGGGAACACAGTTTCCTCAAGGGGCAGATAAATACATTGATCAGCTTGCTTCGGTGATACCAATTAAGAATGGCACGGTTAGAACTGCGCTGGACACTGGTTGTGGG GTTGCTAGTTGGGGTGCGTATTTGTTGAGTAGAGATGTTATTGCCATGTCATTTGCACCAAGAGATTCACATGAAGCACAGGTACAATTTGCTCTTGAAAGGGGTGTACCTGCAGTAATTGGTGTTCTGGGGACAATAAAGCTGCCATATCCATCCAGAGCCTTTGACATGGCTCACTGTTCACGTTGCTTAATTCCATGGGGAGTAAATG ATGGAAAATATCTCATGGAAGTTGACCGAGTCCTTAGGCCTGGGGGATATTGGGTTCTTTCGGGTCCCCCCATCAATTGGAAGAATAACTACAAATCATGGCAGCGTCCCAAGGAGGAACTTGAGGAGGAACAGAGAAAGATTGAAGAAGTTGCTAAACTTCTATGCTGGGAGAAGAAGTCTGAGAAGGGTGAAACCGCCATTTGGCAGAAGAGGGTGAATTCTGATTCATGCAGCAGCAGACAAGATGACTCCCGAGCTACCTTTTGCAACTCTAATGAAGCAGATGATGTCTG GTATAAGAAAATGGAGGGATGTATAACTCCATATCCTGACGAAGTTGGTGGAGAACTGAAGCCATTTCCTGAAAGGCTTCATGCTGTACCACCTAGAATTGCTAGTGGATCGGTTCCTGGAGTTTCTGTTGACTCCTACCTGGAGGATAACAACAAATGGAAGAAGCATGTTAGTGCTTATAAAAGAATCAACAAACTAATTGACTCTGGAAGGTATCGCAACGTAATGGATATGAATGCTGGTTTGGGTGGTTTTGCTGCAGCACTTACATCTCCAAAATTGTGGGTCATGAATGTGTTGCCCACTATAGCTGAGAAAAATACATTAGGTGCTGTATATGAGCGAGGATTGATCGGAATCTATCACGACTG GTGCGAAGGTTTCTCCACATACCCAAGGACATATGATCTCATTCATGCCTATGGTGTTTTGAGTTTGTACAATGGCAA ATGCAATTGGGAAGACATTCTTCTAGAGATGGACCGAATTTTAAGGCCAGAAGGTGCTGTCATATTCCGTGATGAAGTTGATGTATTAATTAAGGTGAAGAAGATAGTTGGAGGGATGAGGTGGGACACCAAAATGGTGGACCATGAAGATGGTCCCCTTGTTCCGGAGAAGGTATTGGTTGCCGTCAAGCAGTACTGGGTTGGAAACTCTACATCCACACAATGA
- the LOC112196306 gene encoding protein PHYTOCHROME KINASE SUBSTRATE 1, with amino-acid sequence MAMVTSNIRDASFSSYLSTNEETFLCKLVDQKSSRNLITTTSPSKGDQHKHLGTNKKEEEEEIGVFGAEKYFNGVMDEDSSKSSSSTCSSRKFHVHQQRVNLDHMKLKVQQPGTPSVHSESSWNSQSALLTSGSRNPKRTHKTSSNKAQRKSFFATLGCSCTDKHSVDVNEDHVGEISFKQNGAAANSGITTPHIKQSLDLVGEALVKIKQTPDSLVKEEILTNNEKMDKLGTGLSRENCFTFPASKSGAVSNLPIKIPTFQEIEDEKLRKSIEVFGSPVLEKRKKALGLEKRLTMLSWDAEFPAAKSGGTYTHESDSDASSDLFEIESLTGKNNPFLAGQASDGCATPTTCYAPSEASIEWSVVTASAADFSSAMSDCEDLVRPSPTTTTSAKAASMNKEMVPIRHRPTVLLGCKSQKAVKVAANAHRPYNQKTIIDPQMMPRKPEMPFMPSTRFQAETTSKLTGFDSRVQGQHALAPRSLPRAHSPHASHLLFMQ; translated from the coding sequence ATGGCTATGGTTACCTCTAATATCCGAGACGCCTCCTTTTCTTCATACTTGAGTACTAATGAGGAAACCTTTCTATGTAAACTCGTTGATCAGAAGTCAAGCCGAAACCTCATCACAACCACCAGTCCTTCCAAGGGAGATCAGCATAAGCACTTGGGAACTaacaagaaggaagaagaggaagaaattgGAGTATTTGGAGCTGAAAAATACTTCAATGGAGTAATGGACGAGGACAGCTCAAAAAGTTCAAGCAGCACCTGTAGTTCAAGGAAGTTCCATGTTCATCAGCAGCGAGTCAATCTAGATCACATGAAGCTAAAGGTACAACAGCCCGGGACTCCAAGTGTTCATTCCGAATCAAGTTGGAACAGCCAGAGTGCACTGCTTACAAGTGGTTCGAGAAATCCCAAGAGGACTCACAAGACAAGCAGCAACAAGGCACAGAGGAAAAGCTTCTTTGCAACTCTTGGTTGCTCATGTACTGATAAGCATTCTGTTGATGTTAATGAAGACCATGTTGGTGAAATCAGCTTCAAGCAGAATGGTGCTGCTGCCAACTCTGGAATCACAACACCCCACATTAAACAAAGTCTAGACCTTGTTGGTGAAGCTCTAGTCAAGATTAAACAAACCCCGGATTCATTGGTGAAGGAGGAGATATTGACGAACAACGAAAAGATGGATAAGTTGGGAACTGGATTGAGCAGAGAAAACTGCTTTACTTTCCCAGCTTCAAAATCCGGGGCCGTGAGTAACTTGCCTATCAAGATTCCTACCTTTCAAGAAATAGAAGATGAGAAACTGAGGAAGTCTATAGAGGTGTTTGGTTCTCCAGTGctagaaaaaaggaaaaaggctTTGGGCCTTGAGAAAAGGCTAACAATGCTGTCTTGGGATGCCGAGTTTCCTGCAGCAAAATCTGGTGGAACCTACACTCATGAGTCAGACAGTGATGCAAGTTCAGACCTGTTTGAGATTGAGAGCCTCACAGGCAAGAACAACCCTTTTCTTGCAGGGCAAGCATCAGATGGTTGTGCCACCCCTACAACATGTTACGCGCCTAGTGAGGCAAGCATAGAGTGGAGTGTGGTCACTGCCAGTGCTGCAGAtttcagctctgccatgtcagaTTGTGAAGACCTTGTCAGGCCAAGTCCAACCACCACCACAAGTGCCAAAGCAGCTAGTATGAATAAAGAGATGGTGCCAATTAGGCACCGTCCAACTGTTCTGTTAGGTTGCAAGAGTCAAAAAGCTGTGAAAGTGGCGGCAAATGCGCACAGACCATACAACCAGAAGACCATTATTGACCCACAGATGATGCCTCGCAAGCCTGAAATGCCATTCATGCCATCAACAAGGTTTCAAGCTGAGACAACCTCTAAGTTGACAGGTTTTGACTCTAGAGTACAAGGGCAACATGCACTTGCACCACGGTCGCTCCCTCGTGCACATTCACCACATGCTTCTCATCTTCTGTTCATGCAGTAG